The nucleotide window TATGCTCTGCTTTTTTCTTACGTAATTTATATTTTAATACACCTGCTGCTTCTTCAAAAATACTTCTTCGGTCATCAGGGCGGCTATTTAAAATTTCATCGACACGCCCTTGAGAAATAATTGAGAAAGCCTCTTTCCCTAGACCTGAATCCATAAACAAGTCCGTAATATCCTTAAGGCGACATTGCTGATTATTCAGCAAATATTCGCTATCGCCTGAACGATACACACGTCTTGTTACACTAATTTCTGTGTAAGGTATGGCGACACGCTCATCTTCATTATCTAACACGAGCGTTACTTCAGCAAAATTTAATGGTTTACGTGATTCACTTCCTGCAAATATAACATCTTCCATCTTTGCACCACGTAAGCTTTTCGCTGATTGCTCCCCTAAAACCCATCGGATTGCATCCGTAACATTACTTTTCCCACTACCATTTGGTCCCACCACAGCTGTTACACCAGGAACAAAATCAATACCTATTCTTTCGGCAAATGATTTGAAGCCTACTACTTCAAGTCGTTTAAGGAACATATTATTCCCCCTCTTGCTTAGCCTGCTTTAGCGTAAGCATGGCACTTTGCGCTGCTTGCTGCTCAGCTTCTTTCTTTGATTTCCCTCGTCCAACACCTAATTCTTGATCATTTAATAAGACACGTGAAATGAATGTACGATTGTGGGCTGGACCTTTTTCATCAACGATTTCATAATGAAGTAATCCATTATTCGTTTGTTGAATAATTTCTTGTAACTGACTTTTAAAATCCATCACATGCGAAAAAGCACCGATTTCTACTTTAGGGAATACGATACGCTCTAAAAATGCTACAACTACTTCTAATCCTTGGTCTAAATAAAGGGCGCCAACAAATGATTCAAAGACGTCCGCTAAAAGTGCAGGACGTTCACGACCACCCGTCAATTCTTCACCTTTACCTAAGAGTACAAATTGACCGAAGTTTAATTCGTTCGCAAATACTACTAACGACGGCTCACATACGATAGAAGCACGTAGCTTTGTTAGCTCTCCTTCGCTCATATTTGGAAATTTCTCAAATAAATATTTGGATACTGATAATTCAAGTACCGCGTCCCCTAAAAATTCTAAGCGTTCATTATCCGTAAATAATTTTCGGCGATGCTCATTCACATAAGATGAATGGGTAAAGGCTTGATATAATAATTCTTTTTTTTGGAAGTAAATGTTGACTTCCTCTTGTAAAATTTGAAATTGAGATTTAACTTTTTCAGGGAGAACACCTAACTTTTGGTTATTCCCTTTTCTTCTATGCATCATGGAGTTTCTGCCTTCCTTCTAGTTTCTATCGTTAGTTTACCTTGTTCTATAGTAATGTGCAAAGGGTATCAGTCAAAAATATACGTAATTACACATTATTCGCTAGTCATAGCTTAGGATATATGTATGAAAGCTAAAAAGGTATTCTATCACAATGAATTTTTGTGATAGAATACCCCTTATGCATGATTAGCTAATTTTCTTTTCGATGTATGAAATAGCATCACCAACAGTTCCGATTTTTTCTGCATCTTCATCAGAAATTTCCATATCGAACTCATCTTCAAGTTCCATTACTAATTCAACAACGTCTAATGAATCTGCACCTAAATCTTCACGGAAAGATGCTTCTAATTTCACTTCGCTTTCGTCAACGCCTAAACGATCAACGATAACTTTTGAAACACGCTCAAATACTGTAGACAACTCAGTCACCTCCCCTC belongs to Solibacillus sp. FSL R7-0682 and includes:
- the acpP gene encoding acyl carrier protein, which gives rise to MSTVFERVSKVIVDRLGVDESEVKLEASFREDLGADSLDVVELVMELEDEFDMEISDEDAEKIGTVGDAISYIEKKIS
- the rnc gene encoding ribonuclease III produces the protein MMHRRKGNNQKLGVLPEKVKSQFQILQEEVNIYFQKKELLYQAFTHSSYVNEHRRKLFTDNERLEFLGDAVLELSVSKYLFEKFPNMSEGELTKLRASIVCEPSLVVFANELNFGQFVLLGKGEELTGGRERPALLADVFESFVGALYLDQGLEVVVAFLERIVFPKVEIGAFSHVMDFKSQLQEIIQQTNNGLLHYEIVDEKGPAHNRTFISRVLLNDQELGVGRGKSKKEAEQQAAQSAMLTLKQAKQEGE